From the Carassius gibelio isolate Cgi1373 ecotype wild population from Czech Republic chromosome B25, carGib1.2-hapl.c, whole genome shotgun sequence genome, one window contains:
- the LOC128014070 gene encoding uncharacterized protein LOC128014070 — protein sequence MEVRMCEYETNFTAVRCSASSKELHDTVKLHRVNTQRTNSDLFQCLSFTDLCNNFLHLQEFPCFTERAEQNTIFIITQDTTTTINNIIILIWTLSLFAQECRGQYTVTQSPSLITAAQGQEVRINCKTSSRVCNGNVLHWYLQKPGEAPKLLIYQTSNHYTGTPSRFSGSGSGSDFTLTISGVQTEDTGDYYCQSLHLCSHRWSDCDPLRIEQLCLQRPCSNPKSFI from the exons ATGGAAGTCCGAATGTGTGAATATGAAACCAACTTTACTGCAGTCAGATGTTCAGCGTCCTCAAAGGAGCTTCATGATACAGTCAAACTACACAGAGTCAACACACAGAGAACCAACAGTGATCTGTTTCAGTGTTTGAGCTTCACAGACTTGTGTAATAATTTCCTTCATCTGCAGGAGTTTCCATGCTTCACAGA gagagcagaacagaacacaatcttcatcatcacacaagacacaacaacaacaattaacaacatcatcatcctcatctggactCTCTCACTGTTTGCTCAAG AGTGTAGAGGACAGTACACTGTAACTCAGAGTCCATCATTAATAACAGCAGCTCAAGGACAAGAAGTCAGAATTAACTGTAAAACCAGCAGTAGAGTGTGTAATGGTAATGTGTTACACTGGTActtacagaaacctggagaagctcctaaactcctcatATATCAGACATCAAACCATTACACTGGAACTccttctagattcagtggcagtggatctggcagtgatttcactctgaccatcagtggagtccagactgaagatacaggagattattactgtcagagtcTACAtctgtgttcacaca GGTGGAGTGATTGTGATCCTCTCAGAATAGAGCAGCTCTGTCTCCAGAGACCATGTTCAAACCCCAAGAGCTTTATTTGA